A portion of the Flavobacterium magnum genome contains these proteins:
- a CDS encoding lipid A deacylase LpxR family protein: MSVNSIIKSLLVPVLFIPIFEYGQKSPAEIGLVLDNDLYVSTVSDRYYTNGFEIFYRYPAKKQTATIRKSINDFRIGQYIYNPYNIRAAEISRNDRPFAGYLFGSYGRHIFFENESVLKLDFQAGYVGPNAFGRDMQEFFHNTFGYVAVEGWEHQIRNALALQLNGSYTYKILNKLSSPYHDLYASAEVKAGTVNAGLSIGILSRLSLRPLLPMHQSNMYHASVDRDRDAFDRQQEFYLFLAPHLNYQLYDATIQGSMFADNSPVTFQVVPFRFNAEAGLKYRKGRWDLAYIFVYRGKEPKNDGVKGFIYGSITLGYFLL; this comes from the coding sequence ATGTCGGTAAACTCGATTATTAAAAGTCTTTTAGTTCCGGTTCTCTTCATTCCGATCTTTGAATACGGCCAAAAATCCCCGGCTGAAATCGGGTTGGTACTCGACAACGACCTGTATGTCTCTACCGTCAGTGACCGGTATTACACGAACGGCTTTGAGATTTTTTACCGCTACCCGGCTAAAAAGCAAACCGCAACCATCCGCAAATCGATTAATGATTTTCGGATCGGGCAATACATCTACAATCCTTACAACATCCGTGCTGCAGAGATTTCTCGAAACGACAGGCCTTTCGCGGGCTACCTGTTCGGGAGTTACGGCAGGCACATTTTCTTCGAAAACGAATCGGTGTTAAAACTTGATTTCCAGGCCGGATATGTGGGCCCGAATGCGTTTGGCCGGGACATGCAGGAGTTTTTTCACAATACTTTCGGCTATGTGGCCGTAGAAGGCTGGGAACACCAGATCAGGAATGCGCTCGCGCTCCAGCTCAATGGATCCTATACTTATAAAATCCTGAACAAACTAAGCAGTCCCTACCATGATTTGTATGCTTCGGCAGAGGTAAAGGCAGGTACCGTGAATGCAGGCCTTTCAATCGGGATCTTGTCCAGGCTCAGTCTCAGGCCGCTTTTGCCGATGCACCAATCGAACATGTACCACGCTTCAGTAGACCGGGACCGGGATGCTTTTGACCGGCAGCAGGAATTTTACCTGTTCCTTGCGCCGCACCTGAATTACCAGTTGTATGACGCCACGATACAAGGCAGTATGTTCGCAGACAACAGCCCGGTGACTTTTCAGGTCGTACCCTTTCGTTTCAATGCGGAAGCCGGCCTTAAATATCGGAAAGGCCGCTGGGATCTTGCCTACATATTTGTATACCGCGGGAAGGAACCTAAGAACGATGGCGTGAAAGGCTTCATTTACGGCTCGATAACGCTGGGGTATTTCCTTCTATAA
- the mtgA gene encoding monofunctional biosynthetic peptidoglycan transglycosylase: protein MATKITKRKPAKQGAEKASTKKQTRLRKAMRLILKVMLWFFGLSIFSVIVFKWVPVPFTPLMITRSIEQKWDGREMVCKHDWVPIEDISINMQKAVIASEDATFLKHNGFDFKAMKKAMKNNEKGKRLRGGSTISQQTAKNVFLWQGRSYIRKGFEAYFTVLIELIWGKERIMEVYLNSIEMGDGIYGVEAASQYWYRKKADDLSKRDAAGIAAILPNPRKFKASNSSSKIERRKSRIINHMRYVGKLDY, encoded by the coding sequence ATGGCAACAAAAATTACAAAACGAAAACCGGCAAAGCAGGGAGCAGAAAAGGCGTCAACCAAAAAACAGACGCGCCTGCGCAAGGCCATGCGTCTGATCCTGAAAGTGATGCTGTGGTTTTTCGGGCTTAGCATTTTTTCGGTTATTGTATTCAAATGGGTCCCGGTGCCGTTTACGCCACTGATGATCACCCGCAGCATCGAGCAGAAATGGGACGGCAGGGAGATGGTCTGCAAACACGACTGGGTGCCCATCGAAGATATTTCCATCAACATGCAGAAAGCCGTCATTGCAAGCGAGGATGCGACATTCCTCAAACACAACGGATTCGATTTCAAGGCGATGAAGAAAGCCATGAAAAACAATGAAAAGGGAAAACGGCTGCGCGGCGGCAGCACCATCTCACAGCAGACCGCAAAAAACGTATTTCTCTGGCAGGGCCGAAGCTACATCCGCAAAGGATTTGAGGCCTATTTCACAGTGCTTATCGAACTGATCTGGGGCAAAGAGCGTATCATGGAAGTCTACCTGAACAGCATCGAGATGGGCGACGGCATTTATGGCGTGGAAGCGGCTTCGCAATACTGGTACAGGAAAAAAGCCGACGATTTGTCCAAGCGTGATGCGGCCGGTATCGCCGCGATATTACCCAATCCAAGAAAATTTAAGGCCAGCAACTCCTCATCGAAAATCGAAAGGCGCAAAAGCCGGATCATCAATCACATGCGCTATGTCGGTAAACTCGATTATTAA
- a CDS encoding S9 family peptidase: protein MKKLLYLILIMISAKAAAQNVMTPELLWKLGRLTPMGISADGKSIVYKVSTPSVEENKSNSKYYTIPVNGGNPIEVTDYKSLIKDKNISADGKYMVYNEEVKLANVHGKDFYPELDKSDAQIYDGLDYRHWDTWNEGKYNHVFYKENKEGAAGTDIMKGETYDSPQKPFGGDEDYIWSPDGKSILYVCKKKAGTAYAISTNTDIYEYNLATGKTTNRTEGNLGYDTNPQFSPSGNLSWLQMKRDGYEADKNDIVVDFKGIKMNLTANWDGTVESFLWSPDGKKVYFQAPVDGTLQLFEVNFPGLTKIAVTVTQVTKGDFDISGLVGFSGDNIIVTRTDMNHAADLFSYDLKKKAWKQLTNVNESIYSTLSLSKTERRYVTTTDGKKMLVWVILPPNFDASKKYPTLLYCQGGPQSPLTQFYSFRWNFQLMAANGYIVVAPNRRGMPGHGVEWNEQISKDWGGQVMRDYLSAIDDVAKESYVDKTRLGCVGASYGGYSAFYLAGIHNNRFKTFIAHDGVFNTQSMFGTTEEVFFNNWDFGGAYWEKDNAVAQKTYNEFNPANHVGKWNKPILIIQGGKDFRVPIGQAQEAFQAAQLRGIKSRFLYLPEENHWVLKPQNAIVWQREFYKWLKETL, encoded by the coding sequence ATGAAAAAACTCCTTTACCTGATATTGATCATGATAAGCGCAAAAGCTGCCGCACAAAATGTAATGACTCCCGAGTTGCTTTGGAAACTTGGAAGACTGACGCCGATGGGCATTTCCGCAGACGGAAAAAGCATTGTCTATAAAGTGTCCACCCCTTCCGTTGAAGAAAACAAATCCAATTCAAAATACTATACCATTCCTGTAAACGGTGGCAATCCCATTGAAGTTACCGACTATAAATCATTGATAAAAGACAAAAATATTTCCGCCGATGGGAAATACATGGTATACAATGAAGAAGTGAAACTTGCCAATGTCCATGGAAAAGATTTCTATCCTGAACTCGACAAATCCGACGCACAAATTTATGACGGTCTCGATTACCGCCATTGGGACACGTGGAATGAGGGCAAATACAACCATGTGTTCTACAAGGAAAACAAGGAGGGTGCGGCAGGAACCGACATCATGAAAGGCGAAACCTATGATTCCCCGCAAAAACCTTTTGGAGGTGACGAAGATTATATCTGGTCGCCTGATGGCAAAAGCATCCTTTACGTTTGCAAGAAAAAAGCAGGCACGGCTTATGCCATTTCAACCAACACAGACATTTACGAATACAATCTTGCCACAGGTAAAACCACCAATCGGACCGAAGGCAATTTAGGCTATGACACCAATCCACAGTTTTCCCCTTCCGGAAATTTAAGCTGGCTGCAAATGAAACGCGACGGTTATGAAGCAGATAAAAACGACATTGTCGTTGATTTCAAAGGCATCAAGATGAACCTGACCGCCAATTGGGATGGCACCGTAGAAAGTTTCCTGTGGAGTCCTGACGGAAAGAAAGTTTATTTTCAGGCACCTGTAGACGGTACTTTACAACTGTTTGAAGTCAACTTCCCGGGGCTGACAAAGATTGCCGTCACAGTAACACAAGTTACCAAAGGTGATTTCGATATCTCAGGCCTTGTAGGTTTTTCCGGAGATAACATTATCGTGACCCGTACGGACATGAACCACGCCGCCGACCTGTTTTCTTATGACTTAAAAAAGAAAGCCTGGAAACAGCTTACAAACGTCAATGAATCCATTTATTCAACGCTTTCCCTTAGCAAAACTGAAAGACGCTACGTCACAACCACCGACGGCAAAAAGATGTTGGTATGGGTCATCCTGCCGCCAAACTTTGACGCTTCTAAAAAATACCCCACCTTATTGTACTGCCAGGGCGGTCCGCAATCTCCGTTGACGCAATTCTATTCTTTCCGCTGGAACTTCCAGCTGATGGCGGCCAACGGTTACATCGTGGTGGCACCAAACCGCCGCGGTATGCCCGGCCACGGTGTCGAATGGAACGAGCAGATTTCAAAAGACTGGGGTGGACAGGTGATGCGAGATTACCTTTCCGCGATTGATGATGTGGCTAAGGAGTCCTATGTAGACAAAACTCGTTTGGGCTGTGTCGGCGCAAGTTATGGCGGCTACTCCGCGTTTTACCTTGCCGGTATCCACAACAACCGCTTTAAGACTTTTATCGCCCATGATGGTGTGTTTAACACCCAAAGCATGTTCGGCACGACAGAGGAAGTATTCTTTAACAACTGGGATTTTGGCGGTGCGTATTGGGAAAAGGACAATGCCGTTGCACAAAAAACCTACAACGAATTTAATCCGGCCAACCACGTCGGCAAATGGAACAAACCAATCCTGATCATTCAGGGCGGCAAAGACTTCCGTGTCCCGATCGGGCAGGCGCAGGAAGCGTTTCAGGCGGCACAGTTGCGCGGCATTAAGAGCCGTTTCTTATACCTTCCGGAGGAAAACCATTGGGTACTGAAGCCGCAGAATGCCATTGTTTGGCAAAGGGAGTTTTATAAGTGGCTGAAGGAAACGCTGTAG
- a CDS encoding GEVED domain-containing protein — MKNKLLSIAFLVISGFSFAQSGKVWQNTVRKADAAIVENKTNLSNPRLFSLDINQLKNSLTGAGNRGSSGQSGVVISLPDADGAMVPFQVYLNSNMEPGLEAKYPDIKSYIGIGINDASMTAYFSVSPLGFQSMVLYADKSATFIEPYTKDLSTYAVYRKSDKIGGLGRFECRVIEKVKNEVQPSTLRPNADDAMLRTFRLAMSVTGEYTVYFGGTKALALAAINNTMTRVNGIFEKDFSARMVLISNTDTVIYTSASTDPYSAATAGAGGAWNQELQTTLTNNIGSANYDIGHLFGASGGGGNAGCIGCVCTNPTASVPLGKGSGFTSPNDNIPSGDNFDVDYVAHEMGHQFGANHTFTHSNEGTGVQMEPGSGSTIMGYAGITAVDVQPHSDAYFHAVSIQQVTNNIKAKTCPVSTATGNAIPTVNAGADYTIPKSTPFMLTGAATDANGDTLTYCWEQFDSQSNATAPNATKTSGVNYRSYNPTTSPVRYFPRMASVLTGATTTAGTELTVEALSSVARTQNFRLTVRDNRAGGGGNNSDDMVVTVNATAGPFAVTAPNTAVSYVGGSSQTVTWSVAGTTANGVNCANVDILLSTDGGNTWNTLLAATPNDGTEAVTIPNTPGTTNRIMVKGSNHIFFDVSNTNFTITAGSTDTTAPTAPTSLAASGTTQTTTNLSWTASTDNVAVTGYDVYQNGVFKATVTTTSYAVAGLTASTAYAFTVKAKDAAGNVSAVSNTANVTTLANADTTAPSAPTALAASGTTSTTTNLSWTASTDNVGVTGYDVYQGGVFKANVATTSYAVTGLTPSTAYSFYVIAKDAAGNASAASNTVNVTTSSVAVSYCASQGGSVADELIGRVQLGTINNPSTGGTGYTDFTAISTNLSQNTAYTITVTPTWTGSAYPEAYSVWIDYNKDGDFIDAGEQVWTLAASTTTPVSGSFTVPAAASIGATRMRVSMKYNGIPTACEAFSYGQVEDYTVNIQAASADTTAPSAPTSLAASGTTQTTTNLSWTASTDNVGVTGYDVYQGATLKATVATTTYAVTGLTAATAYTFSVKAKDAAGNVSASSNVVNVTTLSATATYCTSQGNSTADEKIGKVVFGTISNTSTGTAGYENFTAQSTNAVRGTAYTITITPSWTSTVYSEGYAVFIDYNQDGDFIDAGETVFTKAASTATPASGSITIPTTATLGTTRMRVSMKYSGIPTACEAFSYGQVEDYTVNITSTAKGIETDETPSMAITLYPNPVTGGQLNVSNVKDGADFRVVNTLGQQVAKGKIANGMVNVSNINSGTYLLEVNVDGQTTVKRFIKQ, encoded by the coding sequence ATGAAAAACAAACTACTCTCGATTGCCTTTCTGGTAATCTCCGGTTTTTCGTTTGCGCAGTCTGGCAAAGTCTGGCAAAATACGGTTCGGAAAGCTGATGCGGCTATTGTCGAAAACAAGACCAACCTGTCTAATCCCAGGCTGTTCTCACTCGACATAAACCAATTAAAAAATTCGTTAACGGGAGCCGGCAACAGGGGATCCTCCGGACAGTCGGGCGTGGTGATTTCACTCCCTGATGCTGACGGCGCGATGGTGCCATTCCAGGTGTACCTGAATTCCAATATGGAACCCGGACTTGAGGCGAAATATCCGGATATCAAATCGTACATCGGTATCGGCATTAATGATGCTTCGATGACCGCCTATTTCAGCGTGTCACCGCTTGGTTTCCAGAGCATGGTGCTGTATGCGGACAAGTCGGCCACCTTTATCGAACCTTATACCAAAGACCTGAGCACCTATGCCGTTTACCGAAAATCGGACAAAATCGGCGGTTTAGGACGGTTTGAGTGCCGTGTGATTGAGAAAGTAAAGAATGAGGTACAGCCATCCACCCTGAGACCAAATGCCGATGATGCCATGTTAAGGACGTTCCGTCTGGCGATGTCCGTTACCGGTGAATATACGGTATACTTTGGCGGGACCAAAGCGCTGGCTCTGGCTGCCATCAACAACACGATGACGCGTGTCAACGGTATTTTCGAGAAAGATTTTTCAGCCAGGATGGTGTTGATTTCCAATACTGACACCGTGATTTATACCAGTGCTTCGACAGACCCATATTCTGCAGCCACTGCAGGTGCCGGCGGGGCCTGGAACCAGGAACTACAGACTACATTAACCAATAACATCGGCAGTGCCAACTACGATATAGGACACCTTTTCGGTGCATCTGGTGGTGGGGGTAATGCAGGATGTATTGGTTGTGTCTGTACCAACCCTACCGCGTCTGTTCCATTAGGAAAAGGAAGCGGATTTACATCCCCTAACGACAACATCCCGTCGGGTGACAATTTTGATGTGGATTACGTAGCGCACGAAATGGGTCACCAGTTCGGTGCGAACCACACCTTTACGCACAGTAACGAAGGCACAGGAGTTCAAATGGAACCGGGGAGCGGATCTACCATTATGGGCTATGCAGGAATCACGGCTGTAGATGTCCAGCCACATTCTGATGCCTATTTCCATGCGGTGAGCATCCAACAGGTTACCAATAATATCAAAGCGAAAACCTGTCCGGTAAGCACCGCTACTGGAAATGCCATCCCGACTGTCAATGCCGGAGCGGATTACACCATCCCTAAAAGCACCCCCTTTATGCTGACCGGTGCAGCAACAGATGCGAATGGCGATACCCTCACCTATTGCTGGGAGCAGTTCGATTCCCAAAGCAATGCCACAGCGCCGAATGCTACAAAAACCAGCGGTGTAAACTACCGTTCTTACAACCCTACAACTTCTCCGGTAAGATATTTTCCAAGGATGGCGTCCGTGCTGACCGGCGCGACAACTACTGCCGGAACAGAATTGACCGTAGAGGCTTTGTCATCAGTGGCAAGGACACAGAATTTCAGGCTTACTGTGCGTGACAACCGTGCAGGCGGTGGCGGAAACAACAGTGATGATATGGTCGTAACTGTAAACGCCACAGCGGGACCATTTGCGGTAACGGCTCCAAACACAGCGGTTTCATATGTAGGCGGTTCTTCCCAAACTGTGACCTGGTCTGTGGCCGGGACGACCGCAAATGGCGTAAACTGTGCCAATGTAGATATCTTATTGTCTACAGACGGCGGGAATACCTGGAATACACTATTGGCTGCCACTCCAAACGACGGAACAGAAGCGGTAACAATCCCAAACACCCCCGGGACAACCAACAGGATTATGGTAAAAGGAAGCAATCACATTTTCTTTGATGTGTCTAACACGAACTTCACCATCACAGCCGGCTCGACAGATACGACCGCACCAACAGCCCCAACGTCATTGGCGGCTTCAGGCACCACCCAGACCACCACGAACCTTTCATGGACCGCTTCAACCGATAACGTCGCGGTAACGGGTTACGATGTGTATCAAAATGGTGTATTCAAGGCAACGGTAACGACAACCTCGTACGCCGTCGCAGGATTGACCGCTTCTACTGCTTACGCTTTTACGGTAAAGGCGAAAGATGCCGCAGGAAATGTTTCAGCGGTAAGCAACACGGCAAACGTGACGACTTTAGCCAATGCAGACACTACAGCACCCTCTGCTCCAACGGCACTTGCTGCTTCGGGAACCACTTCAACTACAACGAACCTTTCCTGGACTGCTTCTACTGATAATGTAGGGGTAACAGGCTACGATGTATATCAGGGTGGCGTGTTCAAGGCAAATGTCGCTACAACTTCGTATGCTGTAACAGGATTGACACCATCCACTGCATATTCTTTCTATGTGATCGCAAAAGATGCTGCAGGAAATGCTTCTGCTGCAAGTAACACCGTAAACGTGACAACTTCTTCAGTAGCGGTTTCGTATTGCGCTTCCCAGGGAGGCAGCGTTGCCGATGAATTGATCGGTCGTGTACAATTAGGAACCATCAACAACCCTTCAACAGGAGGTACAGGTTACACTGATTTTACTGCGATATCCACGAATCTTTCACAAAATACTGCGTATACCATCACTGTGACGCCAACCTGGACAGGCAGCGCTTACCCTGAAGCGTACAGCGTATGGATTGATTACAATAAGGATGGAGATTTCATTGATGCCGGTGAGCAGGTTTGGACGTTAGCCGCTTCAACTACAACCCCTGTCAGCGGATCATTTACAGTCCCGGCCGCCGCTTCAATAGGCGCGACAAGGATGAGGGTTTCCATGAAATACAACGGCATCCCAACAGCATGTGAGGCATTCTCTTATGGACAGGTTGAAGATTATACTGTAAATATCCAGGCCGCTTCCGCAGATACTACTGCGCCGTCTGCACCGACTTCACTTGCTGCCTCAGGAACGACACAGACAACCACTAATCTTTCATGGACCGCTTCTACTGATAATGTAGGCGTAACGGGTTATGATGTCTATCAGGGAGCTACCTTAAAAGCGACGGTTGCCACAACAACTTATGCCGTAACCGGACTTACTGCTGCAACTGCTTATACTTTCTCTGTAAAAGCAAAAGATGCCGCCGGAAATGTTTCTGCATCGAGTAACGTAGTGAACGTGACTACGCTTTCAGCCACAGCGACTTACTGTACCTCACAAGGCAACAGCACTGCTGATGAAAAAATTGGCAAAGTGGTTTTCGGAACCATCAGCAATACTTCGACAGGCACGGCGGGTTATGAGAACTTTACGGCGCAGTCGACCAATGCGGTACGTGGAACGGCGTACACCATTACCATCACGCCATCGTGGACGAGCACCGTCTACAGCGAAGGGTATGCTGTATTTATCGATTACAATCAGGATGGCGACTTCATTGATGCCGGCGAAACCGTATTTACCAAAGCGGCCTCTACCGCGACTCCTGCGTCAGGAAGCATCACGATTCCGACTACCGCTACCTTAGGCACTACAAGAATGCGGGTTTCGATGAAATACAGCGGAATCCCTACAGCCTGTGAAGCGTTCTCTTATGGACAAGTAGAGGATTACACTGTAAACATCACGTCTACTGCAAAAGGAATTGAAACTGACGAAACACCTTCAATGGCTATCACCCTGTATCCAAACCCTGTAACAGGCGGGCAACTGAACGTTTCTAACGTAAAAGATGGCGCTGATTTCCGCGTAGTCAATACATTAGGCCAACAGGTCGCAAAAGGTAAAATTGCAAACGGCATGGTCAATGTGTCGAACATCAACTCAGGAACCTACCTTCTCGAAGTGAATGTCGACGGACAAACCACCGTAAAGCGATTCATCAAACAATAA
- a CDS encoding NAD(P)/FAD-dependent oxidoreductase: protein MDFSYWEIKNWFTDVDYTIVGSGIVGLHAALSLRERFPQSKILVLEKGVLPQGASTKNAGFACFGSLSEIIEDLKSHSEQEVIELIRRRWEGLQRLRKTLGDSILDFRPYGGYELFPEDDESGFSEAQARMPFINEILSPIFKTEVFSRVVDRFGFGKTNEYLFFNPFEAQIDTGNMMQALLKLAVSADIQILNRQTVTAYHEKTNGVEVALGDFSFFPKKLLFATNGFASALTDGAVKPARAQVLITKPIPDLDLRGTFHFDKGYYYFRNFGDRILFGGGRNLDFEGECTTGFGLTEKIQDRLEQLLKEVILPGRDVQIEHRWSGIMGMGASKNPIVSQLTDHVYCGVRLGGMGVAIGSLVGKELADLV from the coding sequence ATGGATTTCAGTTACTGGGAAATCAAAAATTGGTTTACAGACGTCGATTACACCATCGTCGGAAGCGGGATTGTCGGACTGCATGCCGCACTCTCGCTGCGCGAGCGCTTTCCGCAAAGTAAAATCCTTGTACTTGAAAAAGGCGTACTGCCGCAGGGCGCCAGTACAAAAAATGCCGGATTTGCATGTTTCGGCAGCCTTTCGGAAATTATAGAGGATCTAAAGAGCCATTCCGAACAGGAAGTGATTGAACTCATAAGACGGAGATGGGAAGGCCTGCAGCGGCTGCGCAAAACGCTCGGCGACAGCATCCTTGATTTCAGGCCGTACGGTGGCTATGAGTTGTTTCCCGAAGACGATGAAAGTGGATTTTCTGAAGCGCAGGCGAGGATGCCGTTCATCAATGAGATCCTGTCTCCCATTTTTAAAACCGAGGTGTTTTCCAGGGTCGTTGACCGATTCGGTTTCGGGAAGACGAACGAATACCTGTTCTTCAACCCATTTGAGGCGCAGATTGATACCGGTAATATGATGCAGGCACTGTTAAAGCTGGCCGTTTCCGCGGACATACAGATCCTGAACCGGCAAACCGTCACCGCTTATCATGAGAAAACAAATGGTGTGGAAGTGGCTTTGGGCGATTTCAGTTTTTTTCCCAAAAAGTTGTTGTTTGCCACCAACGGATTTGCTTCGGCGCTGACCGACGGTGCTGTAAAACCTGCCCGCGCACAGGTTTTAATTACCAAACCGATTCCCGACCTCGACCTGCGCGGAACCTTCCATTTCGACAAAGGGTATTATTATTTCAGGAATTTCGGCGACAGGATACTGTTCGGGGGTGGCAGGAACCTCGATTTTGAAGGGGAATGTACGACCGGGTTCGGCCTGACTGAAAAAATTCAGGATCGGTTGGAGCAACTCCTGAAAGAAGTAATTTTGCCGGGCCGCGACGTGCAGATTGAACACCGGTGGAGTGGTATTATGGGCATGGGCGCCAGCAAGAACCCGATAGTTTCCCAATTGACAGATCATGTCTATTGTGGCGTTCGTCTTGGCGGTATGGGCGTGGCCATTGGCAGCCTCGTAGGTAAGGAATTAGCAGATTTAGTATAG
- a CDS encoding prolyl oligopeptidase family serine peptidase, with protein sequence MKKTFLMMVATSAITAHAQEPIAYPKTEKGPITDTYFDTKVSDPYRWLEDDRSEKTADWVKRQNEVTFNYLSKIPFRDAIRDRMEKLWNYEKISAPSKEGNYTYYYKNNGLQNQSVLYRKDKSGKEEVFLDPNTFSKDGTTSLVTVAFSKDGSLAAYSVSEAGSDWNKITVIDAVTKKKLEEELVDVKFSGISWLGTRGFYYSSYQKPKGSELSAMTDQHRLYFHQLGTMQKHDRIVFGDKDKRRYVGANVSEDEKYLIISAANSTSGNELYLQDISAPNNPIVPVITGFDTDTDYLYNIGTKLYLTTNDNAPNKKVVMADAAAPQRQNWKNLIPQSEFVLSPSVGAGYIFANYMKDAITIIRQYSFDGKVIRNVELPGLGTASGFGGKEKDTELYYSFTNYTTAGTIYAYNPKTGESKIYDKPKIDFDAGQYESKQVFYKSKDGTSVPMIITYKKGTPLNGKNPTMLYAYGGFNVSLTPAFSISNAVWLEMGGIYAVANLRGGGEYGKQWHDDGTRMNKQNVFDDFIAAAEYLIAQKYTSRDFLAIKGGSNGGLLVGATMTQRPDLMKVALPAVGVMDMLRYHTFTAGAGWAYDYGTAQDSKEMFNYLKKYSPVHNVKSGVKYPATLVTTGDHDDRVVPAHSFKFAAELQAKQTGNNPVLIRIETNAGHGAGKPVSKTIQEAADLQAFTLFNMGVKPSFKS encoded by the coding sequence ATGAAAAAAACATTTCTAATGATGGTTGCTACTTCTGCCATTACGGCCCATGCACAGGAACCGATCGCGTATCCGAAAACCGAAAAAGGCCCGATAACCGATACTTATTTTGATACCAAGGTAAGCGATCCGTACCGTTGGCTCGAAGACGACCGTTCAGAAAAAACCGCAGACTGGGTGAAACGGCAGAACGAAGTCACTTTCAATTATTTATCCAAAATCCCTTTCCGCGATGCCATACGCGACAGGATGGAAAAATTGTGGAATTACGAAAAAATATCGGCCCCGTCGAAAGAAGGGAATTATACCTACTATTACAAAAACAACGGCCTGCAAAACCAGAGCGTGCTGTACCGCAAGGATAAGAGCGGCAAAGAAGAAGTTTTCCTCGACCCGAACACCTTTTCGAAAGACGGCACAACCTCATTGGTCACCGTAGCTTTTTCAAAAGACGGATCGCTGGCGGCTTATTCAGTTTCTGAGGCCGGAAGCGACTGGAATAAGATTACCGTCATTGATGCCGTAACGAAAAAGAAACTTGAGGAAGAGCTCGTCGACGTGAAATTCAGCGGGATTTCGTGGCTGGGCACGCGCGGCTTTTATTACTCAAGCTATCAAAAACCGAAAGGGAGCGAGTTGTCGGCGATGACGGACCAGCACCGGTTGTATTTCCATCAATTGGGCACGATGCAGAAACACGACAGGATTGTATTCGGGGATAAGGACAAAAGGCGCTACGTGGGCGCCAATGTTTCGGAGGATGAAAAATACCTGATCATCAGCGCGGCAAACTCAACTTCGGGCAATGAATTGTACCTGCAGGACATCAGCGCCCCGAATAACCCGATTGTGCCTGTCATCACAGGATTTGATACTGATACGGACTATCTCTACAATATCGGTACAAAACTTTACCTGACCACAAACGACAATGCGCCTAACAAAAAAGTGGTCATGGCCGATGCCGCCGCACCCCAACGCCAAAATTGGAAGAACCTGATCCCGCAATCTGAATTCGTGCTGTCCCCGTCAGTGGGCGCGGGCTATATTTTTGCCAATTACATGAAAGATGCCATCACAATCATAAGGCAATACAGTTTCGACGGCAAAGTGATTCGCAATGTGGAATTGCCCGGATTGGGTACGGCGAGCGGTTTTGGAGGAAAGGAAAAGGATACCGAATTGTATTATTCGTTTACCAATTACACTACGGCAGGTACCATTTACGCCTACAACCCGAAGACCGGCGAATCGAAGATTTATGACAAGCCGAAAATTGACTTTGATGCCGGCCAGTATGAGTCAAAACAGGTTTTTTACAAATCCAAAGACGGCACAAGCGTCCCAATGATCATCACCTACAAAAAAGGCACGCCGCTTAATGGCAAAAACCCGACGATGCTGTATGCCTACGGCGGATTCAACGTAAGCCTGACTCCGGCTTTCAGCATCTCCAATGCGGTATGGCTCGAAATGGGTGGCATATACGCCGTAGCCAATTTGCGCGGCGGCGGTGAATACGGCAAACAATGGCACGACGACGGCACCAGGATGAACAAGCAAAATGTATTCGATGATTTTATCGCTGCTGCAGAATACCTGATTGCCCAGAAGTATACCTCGCGTGATTTCCTGGCGATAAAAGGCGGGTCAAACGGCGGGCTGCTCGTAGGCGCGACAATGACGCAGCGACCTGACCTGATGAAGGTGGCTTTGCCTGCAGTTGGGGTAATGGACATGCTGCGCTACCACACGTTTACGGCCGGTGCGGGCTGGGCCTACGATTACGGCACAGCACAGGATTCAAAGGAAATGTTCAACTACCTTAAAAAATATTCCCCGGTACACAATGTAAAGTCAGGCGTTAAATATCCGGCGACACTGGTAACCACAGGAGACCACGATGACCGTGTCGTGCCGGCGCACAGCTTTAAATTTGCCGCCGAACTGCAGGCGAAGCAAACCGGGAATAACCCCGTCCTGATCCGGATTGAGACCAACGCGGGACACGGAGCCGGAAAACCGGTTTCAAAAACGATTCAGGAAGCTGCAGACCTACAGGCGTTCACCCTATTCAACATGGGCGTAAAGCCGTCGTTTAAATCCTGA